A region from the Leptospira neocaledonica genome encodes:
- a CDS encoding RidA family protein, which translates to MSILEKIKSLGLELPPAPKAIAAYIPAIQTGNLVFTSGQLPLKEGKLMLTGTLGAGLSIEDVKAATEQAALNGLAAIAGVIGDLDKIKSIVKIGVFVSSSPDFTEQHLVANHASNLLLSIFGEAGRHARFAVGNSALPLGAPVEVEMTVSLG; encoded by the coding sequence ATGAGCATCCTTGAAAAAATTAAATCCCTTGGGTTGGAACTCCCACCTGCACCTAAGGCGATTGCCGCCTATATACCTGCCATACAAACAGGAAATCTTGTATTCACTTCCGGCCAATTGCCCCTGAAAGAAGGCAAACTTATGCTTACGGGAACCCTGGGAGCCGGGCTTTCTATTGAAGATGTGAAGGCTGCCACAGAACAGGCGGCCTTGAACGGACTTGCTGCAATCGCAGGAGTGATCGGCGATCTGGATAAGATCAAAAGTATCGTAAAGATCGGAGTATTTGTTTCTTCCAGTCCTGATTTTACGGAACAACATCTTGTCGCAAATCATGCATCCAATCTACTCTTAAGTATTTTTGGAGAAGCTGGACGTCATGCGCGCTTTGCTGTTGGAAATTCCGCTCTTCCATTAGGAGCTCCGGTGGAAGTAGAAATGACGGTTTCCTTAGGATGA
- a CDS encoding cysteine desulfurase, producing the protein MSFDLEKIRRDFPILSTQMNGKPLVFLDSAASSQKPKSVIDTIRKYYEAENANIHRGIYYLSQKATEKYEMTRIKTSRFIGAACAKVVIFTRNTTESINLVAQSWGRTNIHEGDEIVLTELEHHSNLVPWQMLAQEKQAVLKFIPLNQDSTLDLSNLDEIITERVKLVALAQMSNVTGTIHDLSAIIRRAREVGAKVLIDGAQGICHLPTNVQKEDFDFYTFSAHKMLGPTGVGVLYAKEEILDTMPPWMGGGDMISKVWKEKSTYADLPARLEAGTPNISGVIGFGAALEYLESVGMQEIRNHELELLQYALDRLEDFGGLELYGTNDLSKRGGVISFNFPGVHPHDVGSILDEEGIAIRVGHHCAQPFMDFKGIAGTCRASFYLYNTKEDVDSLLVGLKKVKEIFGRVLKR; encoded by the coding sequence TTGAGTTTTGATCTCGAAAAGATACGCAGAGATTTTCCGATTCTGTCTACGCAGATGAACGGTAAGCCCTTGGTGTTTCTGGACAGCGCAGCTAGTTCTCAAAAGCCTAAGTCTGTCATAGATACCATTCGTAAATATTATGAAGCGGAGAATGCGAACATTCACCGCGGGATATATTATCTTTCCCAAAAGGCCACCGAAAAATACGAGATGACCCGGATCAAAACTTCCAGGTTTATCGGAGCCGCTTGCGCTAAGGTGGTCATCTTCACACGCAATACTACTGAATCCATTAATCTAGTCGCTCAATCTTGGGGACGTACCAATATTCATGAAGGCGATGAGATCGTACTCACTGAATTAGAACACCATTCTAATTTAGTTCCTTGGCAGATGTTGGCCCAAGAAAAACAGGCTGTTCTTAAATTTATTCCTCTTAACCAAGATTCTACTTTGGATCTTAGTAACCTGGACGAGATCATTACGGAAAGAGTAAAGTTAGTCGCTCTTGCTCAGATGTCCAATGTAACAGGCACCATTCACGATCTTTCTGCTATTATTCGTAGAGCAAGGGAAGTCGGAGCAAAAGTGTTGATAGATGGTGCCCAAGGGATTTGCCATCTTCCTACAAACGTTCAAAAAGAAGATTTTGATTTTTATACATTCTCCGCTCATAAGATGCTCGGACCAACTGGTGTAGGAGTTCTTTACGCTAAAGAAGAGATCTTAGACACTATGCCTCCTTGGATGGGGGGAGGGGATATGATCTCCAAGGTATGGAAGGAAAAATCCACTTATGCGGATCTTCCTGCAAGATTGGAAGCAGGTACTCCGAATATCTCCGGAGTTATAGGGTTCGGAGCGGCTTTAGAATACCTGGAATCAGTAGGAATGCAGGAGATCAGAAACCATGAGTTGGAACTCCTACAATACGCCTTGGATCGATTGGAAGATTTCGGCGGTTTGGAATTGTACGGGACAAATGATCTAAGCAAAAGAGGGGGAGTCATCTCCTTCAATTTCCCCGGAGTACATCCTCATGATGTAGGTTCCATTCTGGACGAAGAAGGGATTGCGATCCGTGTGGGACATCATTGCGCCCAACCTTTTATGGATTTCAAAGGAATCGCAGGCACCTGCCGTGCTTCTTTCTATCTTTATAATACCAAAGAAGACGTAGATTCTCTTTTGGTAGGTCTAAAGAAAGTGAAGGAGATTTTCGGCCGTGTCCTTAAGCGATAG
- a CDS encoding non-heme iron oxygenase ferredoxin subunit — MGEFQKLAKLSDLKEGEIFVAETRYHRVGLTRLGDEICAFADLCTHDGEDISTGELEGDVIVCPRHSAKFNIRTGKVLCMPAVEDLPVYKTRIVGDEVEVELED; from the coding sequence ATGGGAGAATTTCAGAAACTAGCTAAACTTTCCGATCTGAAAGAAGGGGAGATCTTCGTAGCAGAAACCCGTTACCATAGGGTAGGGTTGACTAGACTGGGGGACGAGATCTGTGCATTTGCGGATCTTTGCACCCATGACGGAGAGGATATTTCGACCGGAGAATTAGAAGGGGACGTAATCGTTTGTCCAAGACATTCTGCAAAGTTTAATATCCGCACCGGCAAGGTACTTTGTATGCCTGCAGTGGAAGATTTGCCAGTCTATAAGACTAGAATCGTGGGTGACGAAGTCGAAGTGGAATTAGAGGATTGA
- the modB gene encoding molybdate ABC transporter permease subunit — MDTFDWDSIRYPLFLTLKVTFFSTFFAALLGIFFAYWMSKLRFFGRAFADAVLTLPMVLPPTVLGYYLLVLFGKKGIVGHFLLEQFQYSILFNLHGAVLASTIVSFPLVYRSAKAAFEDLDPEYEEISLTLGKSKWETFLTVILPLSWRGIIAGSMMAYARGMGEFGATLMIAGNIPEKTQTIALAIYDSVQSGKDEFSLVLVFVASITCVLVLTVSGILLKKSHW; from the coding sequence ATGGATACTTTCGACTGGGACTCCATCAGATATCCTCTATTCCTTACACTTAAGGTAACTTTTTTCTCCACATTCTTTGCCGCTTTACTAGGGATATTTTTCGCCTATTGGATGTCAAAGCTCCGATTTTTCGGAAGGGCATTTGCGGATGCTGTTTTGACCTTGCCGATGGTTCTTCCTCCCACAGTGCTTGGATATTATCTTTTAGTCCTATTCGGGAAAAAAGGAATAGTCGGTCATTTCCTTTTGGAACAATTCCAATATTCTATATTATTTAATTTGCATGGAGCAGTTTTAGCGTCCACAATCGTATCCTTTCCTTTAGTTTATAGATCCGCAAAGGCTGCCTTCGAAGATCTGGATCCTGAATACGAAGAAATTTCTCTCACTTTAGGAAAATCCAAATGGGAAACCTTTTTAACCGTAATTCTCCCGCTTTCCTGGAGGGGAATTATAGCGGGATCCATGATGGCCTATGCAAGAGGAATGGGAGAATTCGGAGCTACACTTATGATCGCAGGAAATATTCCTGAAAAAACACAAACAATCGCGCTAGCAATTTATGATTCTGTTCAATCTGGAAAGGATGAGTTTTCGTTAGTCTTAGTATTCGTAGCATCTATTACTTGTGTATTGGTATTGACAGTTTCCGGGATTTTACTTAAAAAATCACATTGGTAA
- a CDS encoding class I SAM-dependent methyltransferase, protein MSSILELEPHPEYPEAYMVCRRTGVHFYKLAKERDYEDSYFQEEYKNQYKKTYYEDEPQLRNLAKTRLEMMNTFQDPKGKTLFEIGSAAGFFLSEAEKKGYKVKGLELSSSEAEYSRDKLGLDVISGSFLDDSLFPKETFDAVCAFFVIEHFPNAELVFERINKLLKPGGLLFLGLPSLNGPSFQTNPEEWFRTHPSDHFWDYSPDSLKKMLKMYGLVTVYKKPMSYHPNRDKGWKGKYLTHRLFVRFANLSCYADTFHSIAIKKI, encoded by the coding sequence ATGTCCTCAATACTCGAATTGGAACCCCACCCAGAATATCCGGAAGCCTATATGGTATGCCGTCGCACGGGGGTCCATTTCTATAAATTGGCAAAGGAAAGGGATTACGAAGATTCCTATTTTCAGGAAGAATACAAGAATCAGTACAAAAAGACCTACTACGAGGACGAACCTCAGCTTAGAAATTTAGCTAAGACACGTTTAGAAATGATGAACACCTTTCAAGATCCAAAAGGAAAAACTCTTTTCGAGATCGGATCTGCTGCAGGCTTCTTCTTATCAGAAGCGGAGAAGAAAGGGTATAAGGTTAAAGGCCTAGAACTTTCTTCCAGCGAAGCGGAATACTCCAGAGATAAATTAGGTTTGGATGTGATTTCCGGTTCTTTCTTAGATGATTCACTTTTTCCTAAAGAAACTTTCGATGCGGTCTGTGCGTTTTTTGTAATAGAACATTTTCCGAATGCGGAGCTTGTTTTCGAGAGGATCAATAAATTGTTAAAGCCGGGCGGGCTATTATTCTTAGGTCTTCCTTCTTTGAACGGACCTTCTTTTCAAACGAACCCTGAAGAATGGTTTCGTACTCATCCGTCGGACCATTTTTGGGATTACTCACCCGATTCTCTGAAAAAAATGTTGAAAATGTACGGTCTCGTCACGGTATATAAGAAACCTATGTCATACCACCCTAATAGAGATAAGGGATGGAAAGGCAAATACCTGACGCATCGGCTCTTTGTTCGCTTCGCAAACCTCTCCTGCTACGCCGACACATTCCACTCAATCGCGATTAAAAAAATATGA
- a CDS encoding type II toxin-antitoxin system Phd/YefM family antitoxin: MKAVGIKDLKNNLSSFLDFVRGGETILILDRNQPIAEIKKVDQKSDRTQQYLKEAANANSIIPAKTPKGINIPKSILLNTGVKTRVSTAWREAYQADRD, translated from the coding sequence ATGAAAGCGGTTGGTATCAAGGATCTAAAAAATAACCTGAGCAGTTTTTTGGATTTTGTAAGAGGTGGGGAGACTATTCTCATTTTGGATAGAAATCAACCGATTGCTGAGATCAAAAAAGTGGATCAAAAATCGGATCGCACTCAACAATATCTCAAAGAAGCGGCTAACGCGAACTCTATTATCCCTGCAAAAACTCCAAAAGGAATCAATATTCCGAAATCCATTCTATTAAATACTGGAGTCAAAACCAGAGTCTCCACAGCTTGGAGGGAAGCTTACCAAGCGGACAGGGATTGA
- a CDS encoding metal-sulfur cluster assembly factor → MQLLEQPTQEIEKRVYAEIHRVEDPEIGISVAELGLIYKIQVEGDKAKIEMTYTSMACPAGPQMKQEIQDNALRVEGINSVEVEVVWIPKWDPRAMASEEAKMDLGIFDY, encoded by the coding sequence ATGCAATTATTAGAACAACCAACTCAAGAGATCGAAAAAAGGGTCTATGCTGAGATCCATAGGGTAGAAGATCCCGAGATCGGGATCTCCGTGGCTGAGTTAGGTTTGATCTATAAGATCCAGGTTGAAGGTGATAAGGCCAAGATTGAAATGACTTATACTTCTATGGCTTGTCCCGCAGGTCCACAGATGAAACAAGAGATCCAAGACAATGCTCTTCGGGTCGAAGGTATCAACTCTGTCGAAGTAGAAGTGGTCTGGATACCTAAATGGGATCCAAGAGCAATGGCTTCCGAAGAAGCTAAAATGGATCTGGGGATTTTCGATTATTAA
- a CDS encoding SufB/SufD family protein, translating into MLLAESISEYIKEKKEPSILSEFRTNAEKLLNSAVFPDSSLESWRKISLSNFKISEYTKICPDSSVTVSGNAKITRLQDLPAEKLSEVLKKAAPAVSFYSKEWFPLFVFSRFTHAYYVQLDSDPSSFPEIKIECKDGNIILPLLIVDAFSGAKSNFIERWESASQKDLTLMSGVTILLTPPNGDFQYSSLENLGDSTFHFRATYGIQEKDSKFHASLASWGGYKGKSFYDTNVAGKGCWTRYAGLSPLKGREFQDTEIRILHSESHAQSSILYRTVVREKAHHVFTGNLHIPSHCKDVGAIQINNNLLLDRTARAESIPKLEVFADSVKCEHGATVGEIDEEQLFYLASRGISEEEARKMIVEGFLNEVIREFPSETVREELSSMIESRMLGK; encoded by the coding sequence ATGCTTTTGGCGGAATCAATCTCGGAATATATTAAGGAGAAGAAGGAGCCATCCATTCTTTCCGAATTCCGTACGAACGCCGAAAAACTTCTGAACTCTGCCGTTTTTCCGGATTCTTCTCTGGAATCTTGGAGAAAAATCAGCCTTTCTAATTTTAAAATTTCAGAATATACTAAGATTTGTCCTGATTCTTCTGTAACTGTTTCCGGAAATGCAAAAATCACTAGATTACAGGATCTTCCTGCGGAAAAACTTTCGGAAGTTCTGAAAAAGGCTGCGCCTGCGGTTTCCTTTTATTCTAAAGAATGGTTTCCACTTTTTGTATTTTCCAGATTCACTCACGCGTATTATGTACAATTAGATTCGGATCCTTCTTCTTTTCCTGAGATCAAAATTGAATGTAAGGATGGAAATATTATTCTTCCACTTTTGATCGTAGATGCTTTTTCGGGAGCCAAATCCAATTTTATAGAAAGATGGGAGTCTGCTTCTCAAAAAGATCTGACCTTGATGAGCGGAGTTACCATTCTTCTTACGCCGCCCAACGGAGATTTCCAATATTCCAGTCTGGAAAACTTGGGGGATTCTACTTTTCATTTTAGAGCTACATACGGGATCCAAGAGAAGGATTCTAAGTTTCATGCAAGTCTTGCTTCTTGGGGCGGATATAAGGGGAAATCATTCTACGATACGAATGTTGCCGGTAAAGGATGTTGGACACGTTATGCTGGTCTTTCTCCTTTAAAAGGAAGGGAATTCCAGGATACTGAAATACGCATTCTTCATTCAGAAAGCCATGCACAAAGTTCTATTTTGTATCGTACTGTTGTAAGAGAAAAGGCTCATCATGTATTCACAGGAAACCTTCATATACCTTCTCATTGTAAGGATGTGGGTGCGATCCAAATCAATAATAACCTTCTCCTGGACAGAACTGCAAGAGCGGAATCCATTCCGAAATTGGAAGTATTCGCAGACAGTGTAAAATGTGAACATGGAGCCACTGTCGGAGAAATAGACGAAGAGCAATTATTTTACTTAGCTTCTCGAGGTATTTCGGAAGAAGAGGCCCGCAAAATGATCGTAGAAGGCTTCTTAAACGAAGTAATCCGAGAATTTCCTTCCGAAACAGTTCGCGAAGAATTATCCTCTATGATAGAATCTAGGATGCTTGGCAAGTAA
- a CDS encoding PIN domain-containing protein produces MVLYIDTSLLLNILYAEAGYEDHLDYFNRSDLKFGSILLEIESFRSLNFTYSKEAKHLSKNWFKDAENFLGEFISQINLKNLDDDVRTEIKKNKEILELKSLDAAHLATALHIRKAISDELILCSMDEKFRSVAKKLGFKLYPKK; encoded by the coding sequence ATGGTCTTATATATAGATACTAGTCTTCTATTAAATATTCTTTATGCAGAAGCCGGTTACGAAGACCATTTGGATTATTTCAACAGATCGGACCTCAAGTTTGGTTCGATTCTACTTGAGATAGAAAGTTTCAGAAGTTTAAATTTCACTTATTCTAAAGAAGCAAAACATCTATCGAAAAATTGGTTTAAAGATGCGGAAAACTTTTTGGGGGAATTCATTTCTCAGATCAATTTAAAAAATCTGGATGATGATGTTCGAACTGAGATTAAAAAGAATAAGGAAATTTTGGAATTAAAGTCCTTGGATGCAGCTCATTTGGCCACTGCATTACATATTCGAAAGGCTATCTCGGACGAATTGATACTTTGCTCTATGGATGAAAAATTTAGGTCTGTGGCCAAAAAATTAGGTTTTAAACTTTATCCGAAAAAATAA
- a CDS encoding AraC family transcriptional regulator gives MDFIQKALWFIEGHSKEDISLEDVAKNAGVSPFHLTRSFSLTMGVSLMRYLRGRRLSEAAKILVDKGSNILDIALDIGYGSHEAFTRAFRDQFSITPEQLKSQGHLGNVNLVEAITLNAEPIPKIDPPRFETIPSRLFAGLVEHYDCQMPAGIPNQWQTFGAYLGNIPSQVGDAAYGVCYNFDAEGNFDYMCGIEVSNSSGLPKEFQVLKIPTQKYAVFTHKGHIAGIRATFAAAGKWFPDSGVKPFEGANLERYGKEFNPVTGMGGLEIWIPVED, from the coding sequence ATGGATTTTATTCAAAAAGCTCTCTGGTTTATAGAAGGTCATTCCAAAGAAGATATTTCTCTGGAGGATGTGGCAAAGAATGCAGGGGTTTCTCCTTTTCATCTGACCCGCAGTTTTTCTTTAACTATGGGAGTTTCTTTGATGAGATATCTAAGAGGACGACGTTTGAGCGAAGCTGCAAAAATATTGGTAGATAAAGGATCCAATATTTTAGATATCGCTTTGGATATAGGTTATGGATCTCACGAAGCATTTACAAGGGCTTTTAGAGATCAATTTTCTATCACTCCGGAACAACTGAAGTCCCAGGGTCATCTTGGTAATGTGAACTTAGTGGAGGCTATCACCTTGAACGCAGAACCAATTCCTAAAATCGATCCACCCAGATTCGAAACTATTCCCTCTAGGCTATTTGCAGGTCTTGTAGAACATTATGATTGTCAAATGCCTGCAGGAATTCCAAATCAATGGCAAACTTTCGGAGCATACTTGGGAAATATTCCTTCTCAAGTAGGAGATGCTGCTTACGGAGTTTGTTATAATTTCGATGCAGAAGGTAACTTTGATTATATGTGCGGTATAGAAGTTTCAAACTCTTCCGGATTACCTAAAGAGTTTCAGGTACTTAAGATCCCTACTCAGAAGTATGCAGTGTTTACTCATAAGGGTCATATTGCCGGGATTCGAGCAACCTTTGCAGCAGCAGGCAAATGGTTTCCGGATTCCGGTGTAAAACCTTTCGAGGGTGCAAACCTAGAGAGATACGGAAAAGAATTTAATCCAGTCACAGGAATGGGTGGATTAGAAATTTGGATCCCAGTAGAGGATTAA
- a CDS encoding ATP-binding cassette domain-containing protein, protein MSLTVDIRKKLSDRNRKFELDVQFEFSGEFQVLYGPSGAGKSLTLRALAGLLKPDSGRISFANTVYFDSSSKKYIPPQKRNLGYVPQSYGLFPHLTVRKNIEFGLNNFFQLTTSKKTKETVSNLMNLFEIEETSESYPKHLSGGQKQRVAIARALARDPKILLLDEPFAALHADLRQKMREELKGLRKKISMPILLISHDPKDLEYFGTSALYMEDGKILNNRS, encoded by the coding sequence ATGTCTTTAACCGTAGATATCAGAAAAAAACTCTCCGATAGAAACCGAAAATTCGAGCTGGATGTTCAGTTCGAATTTTCAGGAGAATTTCAGGTATTATACGGACCTTCCGGAGCAGGAAAAAGCCTCACCTTGCGGGCTCTAGCAGGACTTTTAAAACCGGATTCAGGACGGATCTCTTTCGCAAATACTGTCTATTTTGATTCTTCTTCCAAAAAATATATTCCACCTCAAAAAAGAAATCTAGGTTACGTTCCTCAAAGTTACGGACTATTTCCTCATCTCACAGTCAGGAAAAATATAGAATTTGGATTAAACAATTTCTTTCAACTTACTACGAGTAAAAAGACTAAAGAAACGGTTTCTAATCTTATGAATTTATTCGAAATAGAAGAAACTTCTGAAAGTTATCCGAAACATCTTTCGGGTGGACAAAAACAAAGAGTGGCGATCGCAAGAGCACTTGCCCGAGATCCTAAAATTTTACTTTTGGATGAACCATTTGCGGCACTCCACGCGGATTTAAGACAGAAGATGAGAGAAGAGCTAAAAGGTTTAAGAAAGAAGATCAGCATGCCCATACTTCTAATCTCTCATGACCCAAAAGATCTGGAGTATTTCGGGACTTCTGCTCTTTATATGGAAGACGGTAAGATTCTTAATAATCGTTCTTAA
- the chrA gene encoding chromate efflux transporter, producing the protein MKEVFFTFLKLGLISFGGPTAHLAYFYQEFVIQKKWISEEVYKELLAVCQFLPGPASSQLGICIGTLRSGWKAGCAAWIGFTLPSILLMVGFGILLKSNIVPDLKWVHGLKLVAASVVAHAILTMWKNSKKHPYKIYLVIGSAIIALVFSSAYTQLIVILIGAGIGFFLFQEESDLPYVSVSFSIPKRIAFWSLGFFFLLLFLLPLLRSFTGLLLFTISDSFYRSGALVFGGGHVVLPLLENEVVRQGWIGKEEFLAGYGAAQAMPGPLFTFASYLGFMIFGFSGAILSTAFIFLPSFLLVFGFFPLWEEIRNYSKMRAVIDAIQFSALGILLSAFCTPVFTSSVYSAYDLFVFCTLFVLMVFLKVPNWLILILGLSAPFLNPF; encoded by the coding sequence ATGAAAGAAGTATTTTTCACCTTCTTAAAACTGGGCCTGATCTCTTTTGGCGGGCCCACTGCCCATCTCGCTTATTTTTATCAAGAATTCGTAATTCAAAAAAAATGGATCTCGGAAGAAGTTTATAAAGAATTATTAGCTGTCTGCCAATTTCTCCCAGGTCCTGCGAGCAGCCAATTGGGGATCTGCATCGGAACTCTTCGTTCCGGTTGGAAAGCAGGATGCGCGGCTTGGATTGGATTTACGCTTCCTTCTATTTTGTTGATGGTCGGGTTTGGAATTTTATTAAAATCGAATATAGTTCCGGATCTAAAATGGGTTCACGGTTTAAAATTGGTCGCTGCCTCAGTTGTGGCTCACGCAATTTTGACGATGTGGAAAAATTCCAAGAAACATCCTTACAAGATCTATTTGGTCATAGGTTCTGCAATTATTGCTCTAGTGTTTTCGAGCGCATATACTCAATTGATCGTAATTTTGATAGGCGCAGGGATCGGATTTTTTCTATTTCAAGAAGAATCGGATCTCCCTTATGTTTCGGTTTCTTTCTCTATTCCGAAACGGATCGCATTCTGGTCCTTAGGATTTTTTTTCCTTCTTCTTTTCTTATTACCTTTATTAAGATCATTCACCGGTTTACTTCTTTTTACGATCTCGGACTCATTTTATAGATCAGGCGCCTTGGTTTTTGGCGGAGGACATGTGGTCCTTCCTTTATTGGAAAATGAAGTAGTAAGACAAGGTTGGATCGGAAAGGAAGAATTTTTAGCAGGATATGGAGCCGCACAAGCAATGCCAGGTCCTTTATTTACATTCGCTTCTTATTTAGGTTTTATGATCTTCGGCTTTAGCGGAGCGATCCTCTCTACCGCTTTTATATTTCTTCCTTCTTTTCTTTTGGTGTTTGGGTTTTTTCCTCTTTGGGAAGAGATACGAAATTATTCCAAAATGAGGGCTGTGATAGACGCAATCCAGTTCTCCGCTTTGGGAATTTTATTGTCCGCCTTCTGTACTCCGGTCTTCACTTCTTCGGTGTATTCCGCATATGATCTTTTTGTGTTCTGTACATTGTTTGTATTGATGGTTTTTCTAAAAGTTCCGAATTGGTTGATACTGATCCTAGGCTTAAGCGCTCCTTTTTTAAATCCGTTCTGA
- the sufU gene encoding Fe-S cluster assembly sulfur transfer protein SufU, translated as MSLSDSLYQEVLLDHYQNPRHHGKMEHSDLHQEGVNPLCGDEVELFLKLKGDIISEISFVGKGCSISQASASMLTDSLYGKTISEAKSLLQEFKGMLLEDKAPNFPEEYEDLESMEAVKKIPARIKCATLAWNTLEKAIGK; from the coding sequence GTGTCCTTAAGCGATAGTCTTTACCAAGAAGTACTACTCGATCATTACCAGAATCCAAGACATCACGGAAAGATGGAACACTCCGATCTTCATCAAGAAGGGGTGAATCCACTCTGCGGTGACGAGGTAGAATTATTCCTAAAGCTGAAAGGAGATATCATCTCTGAGATCAGTTTTGTGGGGAAGGGTTGTTCTATCTCCCAAGCTTCTGCTTCTATGCTTACTGACAGTCTTTATGGAAAAACTATTTCTGAAGCAAAATCACTTCTACAAGAATTTAAAGGAATGCTTTTAGAAGATAAGGCCCCTAATTTTCCGGAAGAATATGAAGACCTGGAATCTATGGAAGCGGTAAAGAAGATTCCGGCTCGTATTAAATGTGCGACCTTAGCTTGGAACACTTTAGAAAAGGCGATTGGGAAGTAA
- the modA gene encoding molybdate ABC transporter substrate-binding protein, which produces MIKRLYILLPVLLLLIQSPSYTQEKEKEITISAASSLTDVLKELGTTFKQKTGVKAVFNFGSSGSLYQQIEKGAPVDVFISADPDIVDKGIKAEVLETSTKTILLKNTLVLIQPKASELKIKKLEDLQYPEIKKIAIGNPSSVPAGKYAEEVLTKNNLNLSLKEKFIPAENVRQVLDYVGREEVEAGFVYVTDAAIAESKVKIALTLSGHKPILYPGILVTGTKNPEEAKSFLEFLKKSPEAKETFLKYKFILP; this is translated from the coding sequence ATGATCAAAAGATTATATATATTACTCCCAGTTTTACTTCTACTCATCCAATCTCCTTCTTATACACAAGAGAAGGAGAAAGAGATCACCATTTCCGCCGCATCCAGTTTAACCGATGTGCTCAAAGAACTTGGAACCACATTCAAACAAAAAACCGGTGTCAAAGCTGTATTCAATTTCGGATCTTCCGGAAGTTTATACCAACAAATCGAAAAAGGTGCTCCGGTAGATGTCTTCATATCTGCGGATCCGGATATTGTAGACAAAGGAATCAAAGCGGAAGTTTTGGAAACTTCTACAAAAACTATTTTATTAAAAAATACTTTGGTGCTCATCCAGCCTAAAGCGAGCGAGCTCAAGATCAAAAAGTTAGAAGACTTACAATATCCTGAGATCAAGAAGATAGCGATCGGAAACCCAAGCTCTGTTCCGGCCGGAAAATACGCGGAAGAAGTGCTCACTAAGAACAATCTAAACCTTTCCTTAAAAGAAAAATTCATCCCTGCGGAGAATGTCCGTCAGGTCTTAGATTACGTAGGAAGAGAAGAAGTAGAAGCCGGATTCGTATACGTCACAGATGCAGCGATTGCAGAATCTAAAGTCAAGATTGCATTGACTTTAAGCGGACACAAACCGATCTTATACCCGGGAATTTTGGTGACCGGGACCAAAAATCCGGAAGAAGCAAAATCTTTTCTGGAGTTCTTGAAAAAATCCCCGGAAGCGAAAGAAACTTTTCTGAAATATAAGTTTATACTTCCTTAA